A window from Malania oleifera isolate guangnan ecotype guangnan chromosome 7, ASM2987363v1, whole genome shotgun sequence encodes these proteins:
- the LOC131160762 gene encoding uncharacterized protein LOC131160762, with protein sequence MENTVVHQETESAVQLYFENQQRQWGDSASEGSVVEVLDRVGINAPSNSLKELRDIWKGWMPQSRLTFSQIYGHIGFLLHMSINPNVIEVLVEFWNPSYCCFTLDGVNLAPTVEKYVSLLHLAKLSTPYKKYVPTQTSIAKEMFKVTEVKVQKLGDSKITWEYLKKLLKMEEGEEAHLFLFALAIYDLLIFPKELGTIDHATIAFVARVKEGANLVHGILSELFWSLNKCRTKRHARLTCCVPLLYVWLQHLVNKGIVWQAPWIEKSKVVYKFENLHWVPLLGPWGGISYAPLMFRSQVGTMQFIPMTHGLADAQFAYEADDSQKKVQEFVVSWRHVHVVESTNQNSRAKESYKLWRLNRVNHRVRQTTKAPTRKKLPKESVHPYERKALKTATKE encoded by the exons ATGGAGAACACGGTGGTTCATCAAGAAACAGAATCAGCAGTGCagctatattttgaaaatcaacaaAGGCAGTGGGGTGACAGTGCAAGCGAGGGATCTGTGGTTGAGGTTTTGGACAGGGTTGGCATTAATGCTCCATCCAATTCTCTGAAAGAGCTAAGAGACATTTGGAAGGGATGGATGCCCCAGAGTCGTTTGACCTTTTCTCAGATATATGGACACATTGGCTTTCTGTTGCATATGTCTATAAACCCTAATGTGATTGAAGTATTGGTGGAATTTTGGAACCCGTCTTATTGTTGTTTTACTCTGGATGGGGTGAATTTGGCTCCCACCGTGGAGAAGTACGTTTCACTATTGCATCTAGCCAAGCTTTCGACACCCTACAAGAAATATGTACCTACTCAAACATCTATCGCCAAGGAAATGTTCAAAGTCACCGAGGTTAAGGTCCAGAAGCTGGGAGACTCGAAAATCACCTGGGAATACTTGAAAAAGTTGTTAAAAATGGAAGAGGGGGAAGAGGCCCATCTATTTTTGTTTGCACTAGCCATCTATGACCTACTTATATTTCCAAAGGAACTGGGGACCATTGACCACGCGACCATTGCTTTCGTGGCACGAGTAAAAGAGGGGGCTAACTTGGTCCATGGAATTCTGTCAGAATTATTCTGGTCACTTAACAAATGTCGGACCAAAAGGCATGCTAGGTTGACTTGTTGTGTGCCATTATTATATGTCTG GCTGCAACATTTGGTTAACAAGGGCATCGTATGGCAAGCACCGTGGATAGAGAAGTCGAAAGTGGTATACAAATTTGAAAACCTCCACTGGGTCCCACTATTAGGCCCTTGGGGAGGAATATCCTATGCACCCCTCATGTTTAGAAGCCAGGTGGGCACAATGCAATTCATACCCATGACCCACGGGTTGGCAGATGCTCAATTCGCATATGAGGCTGATGATAGCCAAAAGAAGGTTCAAGAGTTTGTTGTATCCTGGAGGCATGTGCACGTGGTAGAATCCACCAATCAAAACTCTAGAGCCAAGGAAAGTTATAAACTATGGAGGCTTAACAGAGTAAATCATCGGGTTAGGCAGACGACAAAAGCACCAACAAGAAAGAAACTACCAAAAGAAAGCGTGCATCCGTATGAAAGGAAGGCTTTGAAAACAGCAACCAAGGAGTAG